The genomic interval ttcatggtctttttgtgAGATATACTAGGAAGAAGCAATCTAAACTCTTAAGACAATAAAATCAATATTCACAccgaaggaattatcctaatgggacagaaattggcagatgtgatgtacatgtacaaacaaacaaatgattacaatttcagaaaaattggatgagttgttcaagagagagagcttcacaaattgagcaagtcaataaagtgtTATTCCTCCtagggcccttatgcaagcagtcatttggcttggcattgattgatagttgttgaatgatttgcagagagatatcgtgccaagttATGTctggtgcattagatcgtcaaaatccttagctggttggagggccctgtccgtaATGCTCCTGACATTCTCTGCCGGGGAGTGATCCAACAACTGTGCTGGCCAAGGAAGGCTTTGGGAATCACAAACACAAGCATTACAAACTCTTGTCTTgtatgggtgggcattatctttctgaaatgtaagcccagtttaGCTTGCTGTGAATGGCAACGAAACAGAGCATAGAATATTGTCAACATATCGCTGTTCTACTTTAATGGAGCTGCGGATGATGACCGAAGGGgttttgctgtgaaaagaaatggcaccacagatcATCACTCCTTGTTGTTAGGCTGTATGGTGggctacagtcaggttggtatcccccccccccccaatgtccatgtcatctccagacatgtctttggtcTAGAATCTCATCAGCTGgaatagaattgccttcagtgttGAGTCACACTTCAAACTGAGTTTGAACAGTCAACAAAGAATGGAGATGACCCTGACAGccgtgggataccaacttgactgttgtCCACtatacagcctgacaaccaggagtgatataCTTTgggtgtcatttgttttcatagcatgtcccctttggttgtcatctgcaacaCCCCTACAGCACAGCAGAACGTCAGTAACATTCTATGCCCCATTtggttgccattcatggcaagccatcttgggcttactttCCAGCAAGATAAAGCTCTCCcacacacagcaagagtttctactgctagtcttggtgtttgccaaaccctaccttgtctAGCAGTTTCTCTggatctctccctaattgagaatgtttggagcattaggggTATGGTCCTCCAACTGTCTCAGGATTTTGATGAGCTAACACACcagttggtcagaatttggcacaatCTCTCTCAGGACgacaaccaacttttttttttttactaactcttctaggaacatttgctgtcagaattttaacagtaaaccacactgttATGCAGAACACGTCTCTGGCAACATCTGCTACTAAAGTACGCTGATAATCTTTGTGATGCTTTCAtggttactaaatgaacctgtaaaaaacacactgctcttctttggctcCATCAGCAAATAAAGTACCTCACAAACACTCATTTGACCAATACTTAAGTACTGCTCGACAGCAtggaatctgtaccagataggacttacagaggaaatagagaagttccaaagaagagcagtgtgttttTTACAGGTTCATTTATTAACCATGAAAGCATCACAAAGATTATCAGCGTACTTCCAACctccttttttcttttaaaaaagaaagaaggtaCATTTCACATGTATTCTGCTATCCAAATATCCGATTTTTTGTGTAATGCAGCCCTGAATTATCCAGAGGATTCCTACAATTTCCCGCAACATAACACAGCTCCAGAAATAATTTATGAGTATATTAATAGTTATAATCTGAAGATGGTACTCACAATATGATACAGATCGAGGGCATGCTCCCTTCTTACTTTCTTGAGTGTGTTGTAGTTATTCTAATGGGAAAACACCACTGTCATTACTGTCAGAATCTGATTTAAAACAGTCTACTTCAGCACTGCCCATAATTAAATTTTATATGGATTCTTCCACAATGTATTCATTTTTGGCTGCTTCTCTGATTCACTTGCAGTACTTGTTCACAATTTTTGTCCATGTCTTGCCCGTCAGTTGATTGGCAGCTGCTACAAGAAGATTGTCAACATCATAGattgtgaattttttattgtttgcaggaACATAATTTTTTACCTCTGCCCATACCCATTCAATGGCACTGAAGTGACAATGGTATGGAAGAAGGCAAACAGTTTCATGCCTGTGACTTTTAGCACTCGCATCAATTACACATGTTGGAAATTGTGATTTCTTTTCTGACCCAATTGCAAGTAATTCCTGGTTTCTTTTCTGTCAGTTTCAAGTAATTCTGCCTTCTTCTAATCCTCTCTGAAATTAACATTTTGTCGTTTCAGCTACCGAATAATATCTTTTTTCTTCACTGCCAAAGTTGGTGTCCTATAATGAACAATGGAATGATAAAGGGCATTGCCCATGACAATGACTGATGGACTAGTCAGATTTATCATAAGCAATGTCTCAAACCACTTTtgaaaaaccacactgttcatcatCTCTTAGTggtaatcaccccccccccccccttgccagatAAAACAGTAACAAGCAGTATGTCACAAAAACGTCTGATGTACCTGCACATGATACAGTAATTCGCCCTAATTTTCCAAAAGACACTGCCATCATTCCCTCAGGCATTCCATCATTCCAGCCTGTATGTAATGAATGGCTGGCATTAACACAAgtttcagctgttgttgttgttgttgttgttgttgttgtcttcagtcctgagactggtttgatgcagctctccatgctactctatcctgtgcaagctgcttcatctcccagtacctactgcaacttacatccttctgaatctgcttagtgtactcatctctcggtctccctctacgatttttaccctccacgctgccctccaatgctaaatttgtgatcctttgatgcctcaaaacatgtcctaccaaccgatcccttcttctagtcaagttgtgccacagacttctcttctccccaatcctattcaatacctcctcattagttacgtgctctatccaccttatcttcagtattcttctgtagcaccacatttcaaaagcttctattctcttcttgtccaaactagttatcgtccatgtttcacttccatacatggctacactccaaacaaatactttcagaaatgacttcctgatacataaatctatattcgatgttaacaaatttctcttcttcagaaacgctttccttgccattgccagtctacattttatatcctctctacttcgaccatcatcagttattttacttcctaaatagcaaaactcctttactactttaagtgtctcatttcctaatctaattccctcagcatcacccgatttaatttgactacattccattatcctcgttttgcttttgttaatgttcatcttatatcctcctttcaagacactgtccattccgttcaactgttcttccaagtcctttgccgtctctgacagaattacaatgtcatcggcgaacctcaaggtttttacttcgtctccatgaattttaatacctactccaaattattcttttgtttcctttactgcttgctcaatatacagattatataacatcggggagaggctacaaccctgtctcactcctttcccaaccactgcttccctttcatgcccctcgactcttatgactgccatctggtttctgtacaaattgtaaatagcctttcgctcccggtattttacccctgccaccttcagaatttgaaaaagagtattccagtcaacattgtcaaaagctttctctaagtctacaaatgctagaaacgtaggtttgccttttcttaatctttcttctaagataagtcgtaaggtcagtattgcctcacgtgttccaacatttcggcggaatccaaactgatcctccccgaggtctgcatctaccagtttttccatacgtctgtgaagaattcgcgttagtattttgcagccgtggcttattaaactgatagttcggtaattttcacatctgtcagcacctgctttctttgggattggaattattatattcttcttgaagtctgagggcatttcacctgtctcatacatcttgctcaccagctggtagagttttgtcaggactggttgtcccaagacggtcagtagttctaatggaatgttgtctactccgggggccttgtttcgactcaggtctttcagtgctctgtcaaactcttcacgcagtatcatatctcccatttcgtcttcatctacatcctcttccatttccataatattgtcctcaagtacatcgcccttgtataaaccttctatatactccttccacctttctgccttcccttctttacttagaactgggctgccatctgacctcttgatattcatacaagtggttctcttctctccaaaggtctctttaattttcctgtaggcagtatctatcttacccctagtgagataagcttctacatccttacatttgtcctctagccatccctgtttagccattttgcacttcctgtcgatctcatttttgagacgtttgtattcctttttgcctgcttcatttactgcatttttatattttctcctttcatccattaaattcaatatttcttctgttacccaaggatttctagcagccctcgtctttttacctactttatcctctgctgccttcactactacatcccttagagctacccattcttcttctactgtatttctttcccccattcctgccatttgttcccttacgctctccctgaaactctgtacaacctctggttctttcagtttatccaggtcccatctccttaatttcccacatttttgcagtttcttcagttttaatctacaggtcataaccaatagattgtggtcagagtccacatctgcccctggaaatgtcttacaacttaaaacctggttcctaaatctctgtcttaccattatataatctatctgataccttttagtatctccagggttcttccatgtatacaaccttcttttatgattcttgaaccaagtgctagctatgattaagttgtgctctgtgcaaaattctaccagacggcttcctctttcatttcttagccccaagccataaacaccaactatgtttccttctctcccttttcctactgacgaattccagtcacccatgactattaaattttcatctcccttcactacctgaataatttcttttatctcataacacatttcatcaatttcttcatcatctgcagagctagttggcatataaacttgtaccattgtggtaggtgtgggcttcgtatctatcttggccacaataatgcgttcactatgctgtttgtagtagcttacccgcattcctattttcctattcattattaaacctactcctgcattacccctatttgattttgtgtttataaccctgtagtcacctgaccagaagtcttgttcctcgtgccaccgaacttcactaattcccactatatctaactttaacctatccatttccctttttaaattttctaacctacctgcccgattaagggatctgacattccacgctccgatccgtttcaGCTATCCACACTATATTTTCACATCTCACACCCATGACCTTGCGCAGAAGTCTGCACCTCCATCTGTCCTTTCCACCAACACTCTGCATCTGTTAAACACTGAGTAGCTGAAGCCCTGAAACCTATGTCTTTTAGCATTGAATGTAATGAAAATTTGCTTCCTTTTAAAAGATCATCTTTCTGAAGTGACATGAGTAACTTAGCTAGAGTGGGATGTTCCCCTCTCTTATAATAGCTGTACACCTATATGACTACGAATAAAGTCTTTCTCGAAACTTTGTCACTTGCTTCTTTCTCAGGtgcttctttcttttgtgtgtgtgtgtgtgtagccttgTTGCGCCACCCTTACCACAATCTATACTGAATTGTTCTTTTTCTACTGttacaacagtgttcttacttattttcaatgctgctgcagtCCTCTTACAAACCTGAGCAAAACAAAATAAGAGCTTGCTTCCTGCTCTTCTTTTTTAAAGTAGCTTCACCAGCAGACACGTGAGTTTCAAGGCCTGGCTTGTGGCACACTTTTTCTCCTTAGTTTCGCTTCAGATGCTGGGCCAGCACAACTTGTTGCACTGGATATTGTTTAAAAGGAAACAGGCAAATAACACTAAAAACAACAGATATGAACTATGAGCCGAACTGTTAACGTAAACAACAAAATGACAACATTGTTTGCATGAGACACACTCACTGATACATTTCTGACATCGGTGCATCATGTTTGTAGAGCAGCAACATGGCTCCTGCTACCTGCTTGAATGCTGTCCGTCATTGACTGGCTACCTGTGGTCACTAGGCAACGGAATGATGCTACTGAACTGTCAGTACTAAGGACTCGTCACCCAGACTGTAACATTTGATCCCTCTATAGCTACAAAACCCTTCCTTCGTCTGCCTGCTGGCTGTAGAATGTTGCAATTGACCATCGacataaacaaatataacataCTGCAAATAAATAGACTGCGGAACCATCACTGGAAGTAGTTACATCCATAATATGTCTAGGGGTATGCACACAGAGTAAGCTTAagaggaatgatcacataaaattaattgtgaggaagacagatgccagacagattcattggaagaatccgcagGAAATATAGTCCATCAGCAAATAAAGTACCTCACAAACTCTCATTTGACCAATACTTAAGTACTGCTCGTCAGCATGGAATCTGTACCAGGTAGGACTTACAGAGgaaatatagaagatccaaagaagagcagtgtgttttttacaggttcatttagtaaccaTGAAAGCATCACAAAGATTATCAGCGTACTTTAGTAGCAGATGTTGCCAGAGAGGTGTTCTGCATaacagtgtggtttactgttaaaattctgacagcaaatgttcctagaagagttagtaaaaaaaaaagttggttgtcCTCCTGAAAGAGattgtgccaaattctgaccaactgGTGCGTtggatcatcaaaatcctgagataGGCGATAGTTTGAGGACCTCTGATAACCACCCTCCAGTCAATACAGACACATAAAGTGAAACCTGATATGTACAAAGAAGGGGCATttcaaatgtcaaaattttaacagtaattaTCTGAAGCATTCATAGCAAAGTCCCTGAAGTTACTGCCATCCAGGTAAGCGCTTGTGCTTATACTCGAAACTGAGAGCTGGATGCAGTGTTTACTGCAGTCGACAAAAATAATTATCTGTCAGTGCCGAAAATGAGTCTGAGTGGGAAGCTACCTGGACATGAGTAACTGGCTGAGGCAAACTCAAAGTAATCATAGATTATTCTCAACTGTCGCCTGATTTCACTATAACTGTTGTAGAGTCATTTAAAGAAAGTCTACACTCAGTAGTGGGGAAGTACCCCTACTGAGTATTGACTAGGACATCTATGAATTCATTGCAGTTGGTACAGTCAGTCTCGGAAAGTAATGCTGAATACTTTCTCCGAAAACAGCCTTGAGCATTTAGTGCAACAACTGTCACAAAATGGAAATATCTTAGGCTTCCTAGTTTCAAACAAGTCCAACAGTGTCATTATAAAGAGAGGGATTACTGGTCACAGTATCAAGCCttaatggttactaaagttaattaaTCCATCAGGAAGTTTAAAAGAGCTTTTATGTTGGAAAGAGCTAACAAGCAGTtgtaagctgaagttttaaatttcacttttaagaaaccATTCATGCAGGAGGATCATACAAGCCTGCCATTGCATAGACTCCCATATGGAGTACATGGGTATAGGCATCCCTTGCATAAAAAAGTAGCTCaaagaatagaaaacaaaaaacCTCTCCTAATCCACACAGAATCCATTTCAGGCATTTTCTTCATACTTAGCTTGTGTTTATTGTGAATCTCTAGTGTAGCAAAAAGTCCCAAGTGATTAGAAAAAATTGCACACAGTTTCTATATATAAGAAGGATAAAGGAATGCgccacaaaattacaaaccaattccttaatatcgatttgttgtagaattctgtAGCGTATTCTGctttaaaatgtaacaaatttccttgagagagaaaagcttatcTAAGTTCAAATCACCCAAGCAAAACTCTACTTGCTCTATTCTTCCAAAttatcctgcaaaccatggatgaagggcagcagacagattccatatttctaaatttctatAAAGTGTCTCACACATTGCCACACTCAGACTGTTAACAAGGAGCCAAGCATGTAGACTATGTTCGCAGAGATATGGGTAGCTCAGAGACTTCTTAAGTAGGCCTAAAAGAAACTGGTACGTTTTCGTGGATGGCACGaatgtattgtcaggaatgccccagggaaatgtggcaGGACTGCTCTTGTTCACTgtaaacataaatgatctgacacatAGGGTGAGCAGCAAACTGTAACTGTTTGCTGTTGAAGCTGTAGTGTATGGATCAGTGTTGTATTTAAGTGACTGAGGAAGGATACAGGATGATCTagacaaaaattttatttgatataaCGAATGGCAGTTACCGACAGTgtcaaaaaatttaattaatgcagatgaataaggaAAACAATACAATAATGCTTgactacagtattagtagtgtcctacttgacgCAGTAATGTCAAGGCATAATGTTGGAAAGCAACTTGAAATGGAACAAACACCTAAGATCGTTTGTAGGATCTGGACCATGAGGTCCAGGGTTCATTCCcgtccaggttggggattttctctgcctggaggctgggtgtttgtgttgtccttataatttctcatcatcatcatcattcgtgaaagtggctaaatTGGCCtgcgtaaaaactgggactttttacgggtgctgatgaccacgctgttgagTGTCCCATAaacacgtcatcatcatcattcataggAAAGTGTAGATCGTATATAAAGGAAATGGCATACAGAACACTTatgcaacccattcttgaatactgctcgagtgtttgggatccccaccaagtAATATTAACAGAAGACTTTGAAGCAGTTAAAAGACGAGCAGCTAGATTTGTAACTATCTGTCTGTACCAACACGCGAGTATTACAGAAATGAGAATACTGGGGGGGAAAGAAGACATTCTTTTTGCTACACACTGTTGAGAGagtttagagaaccaccatttgcgACATCCTGCAGAGCAGTCTTACTGCCACCAGCATACGTGTTGTGTTAGGACTACAAAGGCAAGAtacaagaaatcagggctcgtactgaAACATCCAGTCAGTCGTTTTTTCCTTTCTGTGTTTGAGAGTGGAAAAGGAACTGAAGTGACAAGCAATGGTACAAAATACCCTCGGTATAGTGGCTTGCATAGAGTTTATGTAGCTGTGGATGTATACATAGATAACCAACGATACAGTAGAGTTGTATGTCATCTGGAAATATGATGTCTATAGTTCCCCTTTACTTCCAGCCATCTACAAACCAGCATTGTAAGGACATGTTGGCTAATGTTTCAATGTGATATCAGTCCTGCCTCCACACTATTGTCACTATAACtattgtaaaggctgctgccccaggaTTTTGTTGTGGTGGTCGTCAGTCCAAAGGCTGTTTGAAGCAGCTCAACACGCTAGTCTACCATGttatactgtaacttacttccatttgaaactgcttactgaatTTAAACATTGGTTTCCCTCTGTAATTCccattcccctccctccctcctccccctccctcctccccctccctccacacacacacacacacacacacacacacacacacacaaaacaaactctTCACGCCATTACTAAATTGATTATGTATTGATGCATCACAGTGTGTCTTGTCAACCAATCTGTTCTTTTAGTAACATTGTGcccccctcacctccccctccccaatctggcccagtatttcttcattagttactcagtctacccatctagtcttcatgcTTGGGATATAGGTGTCCTTATCTCAAGTATATTCTCTGTAGAATTTTCCAGTGCCTCAACAGATACATTGTGCAGATTTCTTAACAaaatttactgaaaattgtgtATCCTGTTCTTACTCATTCAGAGATTTATGAGAACTTCATAAGGTTATACAAAAAAATTTTGTGtcatttttcattttctctttcttGGGCAGGTGACAACTGCAGCATCAGTAATAATAGTATAGCTGATGGGAATACTTTACCAGAAGCTTCAGAGAAAATGTCGGAGCAAGACTCGGACATGTCGATTCCAGTCCATGACAAGTTAGGCAGTGCAAGTGATGAAAAAAGTGAAGAACTAAAAGCTCCAGAGGCAGTAGAAACTGATGCAGAAATGACTGATGTTTCTGAAGCTGTACCATCATCTGGTAATGGTGCTACTTCTGTTACTACTATCACAGAAATGGTACAAAAATCATCCCCTGTAAAGGATGTCCCAATGCTAGAACCAACTATAAAAAAGGAAGATGAGGACGAACAGAAAGAGGAACATTTGGAGCAACCACAACAGCAAGCAAGTGCTGTCTCAGATCTCACTGCACATTTGGCAGCCACTGCTGTGGAACCGAAGCATGAGGATCCAGGTGGGGCAGATGCTTTGTCAACCCTTGCAAGTGCTGCTCTTGGCTGTAACCAGGCACCAACTGATACTCCTGCTGTGGTTAGTTTGCTCTTCGGCAGTTGCATTAACTGTATTGATTTACAACAAATACTTTAATTTGATCATTTGCTTTGTTATGTtcttatcttttattttgtttcagaaGCAGAGAGATGAAACAGAAAACTCAACAGCAAATAAGAAGAAAGAAAGCTCTGAATGGTATGATGTTGGTATTATACGAGGTACAAACTTCACTGTTAGCAAATTTTTCATTCCTCCAGAAGGCTATGAAGATGACAGGCCAGTGACAGAATTTTTGCGTGGTTTGGAACCAGATTTCTCCAAACACACAGAGATGAAACTAGAGCCAGGAACTGCATACAAATTTCGGATTGCAGCTATTAATTCTCGCGGCCAGGGACCCTGGAGTGAGGTAGTAAACAATCTACTTAGAGAAACTTAAATAAATAGTTGTTGTATGAAACATTGCAGATCACACAGGCAAATTATCACCCAGAATAATGCATATCATGTCTTTCAAAGGTCTCTGCTTTCAAGACTTGCTTGCCTGGTTACCCGGGTGCGCCATCAGCAATAAAAATCTCCAAGTCTTTAGAAGGTGCCCATTTGTCATGGGAACCGCCTCCTCGTACCTGTGGTCCCATTCTCGAGTATGCTGTTTATCTTGCTGTTCGCAGTACACAGGTTAGTTTGTTTAGTGTATTGTGCG from Schistocerca gregaria isolate iqSchGreg1 chromosome 6, iqSchGreg1.2, whole genome shotgun sequence carries:
- the LOC126278135 gene encoding host cell factor 1-like isoform X2; this translates as MEVDVKETSAAGDTSDGAVNAHEERGDESDVKDTVMNITTENTAGDNCSISNNSIADGNTLPEASEKMSEQDSDMSIPVHDKLGSASDEKSEELKAPEAVETDAEMTDVSEAVPSSGNGATSVTTITEMVQKSSPVKDVPMLEPTIKKEDEDEQKEEHLEQPQQQASAVSDLTAHLAATAVEPKHEDPGGADALSTLASAALGCNQAPTDTPAVQRDETENSTANKKKESSEWYDVGIIRGTNFTVSKFFIPPEGYEDDRPVTEFLRGLEPDFSKHTEMKLEPGTAYKFRIAAINSRGQGPWSEVSAFKTCLPGYPGAPSAIKISKSLEGAHLSWEPPPRTCGPILEYAVYLAVRSTQSDPKVQPGQPSQLAFVRVYCGATNQCTVGNASLAAAHIDTTTKPAIIFRIAARNDKGYGPATQVRWLQDAAAQMKVGAMKRGQTRSHVGLKRTRDEMS
- the LOC126278135 gene encoding host cell factor 1-like isoform X1, translated to MEVDVKETSAAGDTSDGAVNAHEERGDESDVKDTVMNITTENTAGDNCSISNNSIADGNTLPEASEKMSEQDSDMSIPVHDKLGSASDEKSEELKAPEAVETDAEMTDVSEAVPSSGNGATSVTTITEMVQKSSPVKDVPMLEPTIKKEDEDEQKEEHLEQPQQQASAVSDLTAHLAATAVEPKHEDPGGADALSTLASAALGCNQAPTDTPAVKQRDETENSTANKKKESSEWYDVGIIRGTNFTVSKFFIPPEGYEDDRPVTEFLRGLEPDFSKHTEMKLEPGTAYKFRIAAINSRGQGPWSEVSAFKTCLPGYPGAPSAIKISKSLEGAHLSWEPPPRTCGPILEYAVYLAVRSTQSDPKVQPGQPSQLAFVRVYCGATNQCTVGNASLAAAHIDTTTKPAIIFRIAARNDKGYGPATQVRWLQDAAAQMKVGAMKRGQTRSHVGLKRTRDEMS
- the LOC126278135 gene encoding host cell factor 1-like isoform X3 is translated as MEVDVKETSAAGDTSDGAVNAHEERGDESDVKDTVMNITTENTAGDNCSISNNSIADGNTLPEASEKMSEQDSDMSIPVHDKLGSASDEKSEELKAPEAVETDAEMTDVSEAVPSSGNGATSVTTITEMVQKSSPVKDVPMLEPTIKKEDEDEQKEEHLEQPQQQASAVSDLTAHLAATAVEPKHEDPGGADALSTLASAALGCNQAPTDTPAKQRDETENSTANKKKESSEWYDVGIIRGTNFTVSKFFIPPEGYEDDRPVTEFLRGLEPDFSKHTEMKLEPGTAYKFRIAAINSRGQGPWSEVSAFKTCLPGYPGAPSAIKISKSLEGAHLSWEPPPRTCGPILEYAVYLAVRSTQSDPKVQPGQPSQLAFVRVYCGATNQCTVGNASLAAAHIDTTTKPAIIFRIAARNDKGYGPATQVRWLQDAAAQMKVGAMKRGQTRSHVGLKRTRDEMS
- the LOC126278135 gene encoding host cell factor 1-like isoform X4, encoding MSEQDSDMSIPVHDKLGSASDEKSEELKAPEAVETDAEMTDVSEAVPSSGNGATSVTTITEMVQKSSPVKDVPMLEPTIKKEDEDEQKEEHLEQPQQQASAVSDLTAHLAATAVEPKHEDPGGADALSTLASAALGCNQAPTDTPAVKQRDETENSTANKKKESSEWYDVGIIRGTNFTVSKFFIPPEGYEDDRPVTEFLRGLEPDFSKHTEMKLEPGTAYKFRIAAINSRGQGPWSEVSAFKTCLPGYPGAPSAIKISKSLEGAHLSWEPPPRTCGPILEYAVYLAVRSTQSDPKVQPGQPSQLAFVRVYCGATNQCTVGNASLAAAHIDTTTKPAIIFRIAARNDKGYGPATQVRWLQDAAAQMKVGAMKRGQTRSHVGLKRTRDEMS